From a region of the Pseudoxanthomonas sp. X-1 genome:
- a CDS encoding type B 50S ribosomal protein L31 produces MKADIHPQYRDVVFHDVTSDFKILTRSTLASKETIKWEDGNEYPLVKVEVSSASHPFYTGKHKVMDTGGRIDKFQKRYAR; encoded by the coding sequence ATGAAGGCCGACATCCATCCGCAGTACCGCGACGTCGTCTTCCACGATGTCACCTCCGATTTCAAGATCCTGACCCGCTCGACCCTTGCCAGCAAGGAAACGATCAAGTGGGAAGACGGCAACGAATACCCGCTGGTCAAGGTCGAAGTGTCCTCGGCCTCGCACCCGTTCTACACGGGCAAGCACAAGGTCATGGACACCGGCGGTCGCATCGACAAGTTCCAGAAGCGCTACGCGCGCTGA
- a CDS encoding citrate synthase, which produces MSELDQVTLSAGEKSVALPVLKPTLGNDCVDISKLTKETGLFTYDPGFGATAACKSAITYIDGDKGVLLYRGYPIEQLAAHSSFTEVSYLLMNGELPSKDELAKFEHEVTHHTMMHESLKSFLKGFHYDAHPMAMLAASVASLSAFYHDTLDLNDPEQRRLAAIRLIAKMPTLAAAAHRYALGQPIRYPRNNLGYVERFLHMMFEVPSEDLELSPVVAKAMDLLFILHADHEQNASTSTVRLVGSTGANPYASVAAGITALWGPAHGGANEAVLKQLAEIGDAKNVAKAVERAKDKNDPFRLMGFGHRVYKNFDPRAKIIREMTHKVLGELGVNDPLLEVAMKLEEAALKDDYFVERKLYPNVDFYSGIIYKALNIPTEMFTVLFAIGRTPGWVSHWLEQQVDPDARIGRPRQIYVGSPSRDYPKA; this is translated from the coding sequence GTGTCCGAACTTGACCAGGTCACGCTGAGCGCCGGTGAAAAATCGGTGGCCCTGCCTGTACTGAAACCCACGCTTGGCAACGATTGCGTCGACATCTCCAAGCTGACCAAGGAAACGGGTCTTTTCACCTACGATCCAGGCTTCGGCGCCACCGCCGCCTGCAAGTCGGCCATCACCTACATCGATGGCGACAAGGGCGTGCTGCTGTACCGCGGCTACCCGATCGAGCAGCTGGCCGCCCATTCCAGCTTCACCGAGGTCTCCTACCTGCTGATGAACGGTGAGCTGCCGTCCAAGGACGAGCTGGCCAAGTTCGAGCACGAAGTGACGCATCACACGATGATGCACGAGTCGCTCAAGAGCTTCCTCAAGGGCTTCCACTACGACGCCCACCCGATGGCCATGCTGGCCGCCTCGGTGGCCTCGCTGTCGGCCTTCTACCACGACACCCTGGACCTCAACGATCCGGAACAGCGCCGTCTGGCGGCGATCCGCCTGATCGCCAAGATGCCGACCCTGGCCGCCGCCGCGCACCGCTACGCGCTGGGCCAGCCGATCCGCTATCCGCGCAACAACCTGGGCTACGTCGAGCGCTTCCTGCACATGATGTTCGAGGTGCCGAGCGAGGACCTGGAGCTCAGCCCGGTCGTGGCCAAGGCGATGGACCTGCTGTTCATCCTGCACGCCGACCACGAGCAGAACGCGTCGACCTCGACCGTGCGTCTGGTCGGTTCCACCGGCGCCAATCCCTACGCTTCGGTCGCCGCGGGCATCACCGCGCTGTGGGGTCCGGCGCATGGCGGCGCCAACGAGGCGGTGCTCAAGCAGCTGGCCGAGATCGGCGATGCCAAGAACGTCGCCAAGGCGGTCGAGCGCGCCAAGGACAAGAACGACCCGTTCCGCCTGATGGGCTTCGGCCATCGCGTGTACAAGAACTTCGACCCGCGCGCCAAGATCATCCGCGAGATGACCCACAAGGTGCTGGGCGAGCTGGGCGTCAACGATCCGCTGCTGGAAGTGGCGATGAAGCTGGAAGAGGCGGCGCTGAAGGACGACTACTTCGTCGAGCGCAAGCTGTATCCCAACGTCGACTTCTACAGCGGCATCATCTACAAGGCGCTGAACATCCCCACCGAGATGTTCACGGTGCTGTTCGCCATCGGCCGCACGCCGGGCTGGGTCTCGCACTGGCTGGAACAGCAGGTCGACCCGGATGCGCGCATCGGCCGTCCGCGCCAGATCTACGTCGGTTCGCCGAGCCGCGATTATCCGAAGGCCTGA
- a CDS encoding HlyD family secretion protein translates to MNTQSLIRTALTTVVVLAAALIGYALWKHYMYSPWTRDGRIRAEIVRIAPDVSGLVAEVDVQDNQPVKAGDVLFRIDPRRFELAVAQARADLGAAQAAARAAGANISAAAAGTAASQADYQKYAAQAQRREAAAAVISAEARADADATARAAQAAVEQARANRSAATASQSQALAAVEQAQAALDLAQLNLERATVRAAANGYITNLNVRVGDYASAGAARMALVRSDTMWVYGYFEETKLPHIRPGDRADIRLMSGGHALRGTVEGIARGITDADNPTSSSDLLATVSPTFNWIRLAQRVPVRVRIDPASVPKDTILAAGMTASVTVHPGTHARN, encoded by the coding sequence ATGAACACCCAATCCCTGATCCGCACCGCGCTGACCACCGTCGTCGTGCTGGCTGCCGCCCTGATCGGCTACGCGCTGTGGAAGCACTACATGTATTCGCCCTGGACGCGCGATGGCCGCATCCGCGCCGAGATCGTGCGCATCGCGCCGGACGTGTCCGGCCTGGTCGCCGAGGTCGACGTGCAGGACAACCAGCCGGTCAAGGCCGGCGATGTGCTGTTCCGCATCGACCCGCGCCGCTTCGAACTGGCCGTGGCCCAGGCCCGGGCCGACCTCGGCGCCGCCCAGGCCGCCGCCCGCGCGGCCGGTGCCAACATCTCGGCCGCCGCGGCCGGCACCGCCGCCAGCCAGGCCGACTACCAGAAGTACGCGGCCCAGGCCCAGCGCCGTGAGGCGGCCGCCGCCGTGATCTCGGCCGAGGCGCGCGCCGACGCCGATGCCACCGCGCGCGCCGCGCAGGCCGCGGTCGAGCAGGCCCGCGCCAACCGCAGCGCCGCCACCGCCTCGCAGTCCCAGGCGCTGGCCGCGGTCGAACAGGCGCAGGCCGCGCTGGACCTGGCCCAGCTCAACCTGGAGCGCGCCACCGTGCGCGCCGCCGCCAACGGCTACATCACCAACCTCAACGTGCGCGTGGGCGACTACGCCAGCGCCGGCGCCGCGCGCATGGCGCTGGTGCGCAGCGACACGATGTGGGTCTACGGCTACTTCGAGGAAACCAAGCTGCCGCACATCCGCCCGGGCGACCGCGCCGACATCCGCCTGATGAGCGGCGGCCACGCCCTGCGCGGCACCGTCGAGGGCATCGCCCGCGGCATCACCGACGCCGACAACCCCACCAGCAGCAGCGACCTGCTGGCCACCGTCAGCCCGACCTTCAACTGGATCCGCCTGGCCCAGCGCGTGCCGGTGCGCGTGCGCATCGACCCGGCCAGCGTGCCGAAGGACACCATCCTGGCCGCCGGCATGACCGCCTCGGTCACCGTGCATCCGGGCACGCACGCGCGGAACTGA
- a CDS encoding DUF1656 domain-containing protein — protein sequence MLPPEISIGGVYAPGLLVLAAGLFVVFWLLDGLAARAGLYRYAWHPPLFRLAVYVCVFGLLGLLLLN from the coding sequence GTGCTACCTCCTGAGATCTCCATCGGCGGCGTCTACGCGCCCGGCCTGCTGGTGCTGGCCGCCGGCCTGTTCGTGGTGTTCTGGCTGCTGGACGGCCTGGCCGCCCGCGCCGGCCTGTACCGCTACGCCTGGCATCCGCCGCTGTTCCGCCTGGCCGTGTACGTGTGCGTATTCGGGCTGCTCGGCCTGCTGTTGCTGAACTGA
- a CDS encoding FUSC family protein: MSATPTAATPAPVPLSTQIRDVLRGEGPAWLFVFKVLLSMYLAAWIAMRMGFASPSTSMVTVIVLMNRQSGMVLAKSFYRALGTIVGSIAAVTITALFPQQPVLFLLALSVWVGLCAGGALAFRNFRSYGFVLSGYTVAIIALPAVNTPMHVFDLAIARLTEVLLGILVSAVVFDVVFPTRLRNSLRTTATSLIDGFLDFVRDGTRGAIPRAQIEQAHLRFVRQSMALEDLRASVVFEDPEARVRSRRLRLLNQRFMAASTRFQSLHHLMNRLQQRDRDDPVFAALLQLYRPLGDALAERAAGADYARISECLDAVSEAQPARAAALRASLATPLLDDFDTGASLLRRLTGELRDLTHTAAALQRPGVSAPLRRADEQIRFHYATDRVAVAVTVARSFLVTLVLGLAWMQSGWTSGAGAMANVIAFTAILASGANAHIAAAQTTKGIFLGLLSAFLCFVLVLPRIDSFGMLVLGSAPFFMVAVYLSTRPTLFGISLGMCLGSVVGLGLGLAPNLDTAGFINNAVALGIGALLAMLAFQLIPSVIGTPGQRRRLLIELRRQVALAARAPLGGLAPRFESVSRDLFLQVVNHTQQGSDESRTLLAWALSVHETGRTLIELRHDSLDAAVPASIETHIDAAVAAIGRLYDQLSPADHAAALAHLDAALDQTLIEGAVPPSLQPVREHLHLLRSALRDADSVLAGAAGRTPAPEPARATS, encoded by the coding sequence GTGAGCGCCACGCCGACCGCCGCGACGCCCGCCCCGGTGCCGCTGTCCACGCAGATCCGCGACGTGCTGCGCGGCGAGGGCCCGGCCTGGCTGTTCGTGTTCAAGGTGCTGCTGTCGATGTACCTGGCGGCGTGGATCGCCATGCGCATGGGCTTCGCCTCGCCCTCGACCTCGATGGTCACGGTGATCGTGCTGATGAACCGGCAGAGCGGCATGGTCCTGGCCAAGTCGTTCTACCGCGCGCTGGGCACCATCGTGGGCAGCATCGCGGCGGTGACCATCACCGCGCTGTTCCCGCAGCAGCCGGTGCTGTTCCTGCTGGCGCTGTCGGTGTGGGTGGGGCTGTGCGCCGGCGGCGCGCTGGCGTTCCGCAACTTCCGCTCCTACGGCTTCGTGCTGTCCGGCTACACCGTGGCGATCATCGCCCTGCCGGCGGTCAACACACCGATGCACGTGTTCGACCTGGCCATCGCGCGCCTGACCGAGGTGCTGCTGGGCATCCTGGTCAGCGCGGTGGTGTTCGACGTGGTGTTCCCGACCCGCCTGCGCAACAGCCTGCGCACGACGGCGACCTCGCTGATCGACGGCTTCCTGGACTTCGTCCGCGACGGCACGCGCGGCGCGATCCCGCGCGCGCAGATCGAGCAGGCGCACCTGCGTTTCGTGCGCCAGAGCATGGCGCTGGAGGACCTGCGCGCGTCGGTGGTGTTCGAGGATCCGGAGGCGCGCGTGCGCAGCCGGCGCCTGCGCCTGCTCAACCAACGCTTCATGGCCGCTTCCACCCGCTTCCAGTCGCTGCACCACCTGATGAACCGCCTGCAGCAGCGCGACCGCGACGATCCGGTCTTCGCCGCGCTGCTGCAGCTGTACCGGCCGCTGGGCGATGCGCTGGCCGAGCGCGCCGCGGGCGCCGACTACGCGCGGATCAGCGAGTGCCTGGACGCGGTATCAGAAGCCCAGCCGGCGCGGGCCGCGGCGCTGCGCGCCAGCCTGGCCACCCCGCTGCTGGACGACTTCGACACCGGCGCCTCGCTGCTGCGGCGCCTGACCGGCGAGCTGCGCGACCTCACCCACACCGCGGCCGCCCTGCAGCGCCCCGGCGTCAGCGCGCCGCTGCGTCGCGCCGACGAGCAGATCCGCTTCCACTACGCCACCGACCGGGTCGCGGTGGCGGTGACCGTGGCGCGCAGCTTCCTGGTCACGCTGGTGCTGGGCCTGGCCTGGATGCAGAGCGGCTGGACCAGCGGCGCCGGCGCGATGGCCAACGTGATCGCCTTCACCGCGATCCTGGCCTCCGGCGCCAACGCGCACATCGCCGCGGCGCAGACCACCAAGGGCATCTTCCTGGGCCTGCTGTCGGCGTTCCTCTGCTTCGTCCTGGTGCTGCCGCGCATCGACAGCTTCGGCATGCTGGTGCTGGGTTCCGCGCCGTTCTTCATGGTCGCCGTCTACCTGTCGACCCGGCCGACGCTGTTCGGCATCAGCCTGGGCATGTGCCTGGGCTCGGTGGTGGGCCTGGGCCTGGGCCTGGCGCCCAATCTGGATACCGCCGGCTTCATCAACAACGCGGTGGCCCTCGGGATCGGCGCACTGCTGGCGATGCTCGCCTTCCAGCTGATCCCCTCGGTGATCGGCACGCCCGGGCAGCGCCGCCGCCTGCTGATCGAACTGCGTCGTCAGGTCGCGCTGGCCGCGCGCGCGCCGCTGGGCGGGCTGGCGCCGCGCTTCGAGAGCGTCAGCCGCGACCTGTTCCTGCAGGTGGTCAACCACACCCAGCAGGGCAGCGACGAATCGCGCACGCTGCTGGCCTGGGCGCTGTCGGTGCACGAGACCGGCCGCACCCTGATCGAGCTGCGCCACGACAGCCTCGACGCCGCCGTGCCGGCATCAATCGAAACGCATATCGACGCGGCCGTGGCCGCTATCGGCCGCCTCTACGACCAGCTCTCACCAGCCGACCACGCCGCCGCGCTGGCGCACCTGGACGCGGCGCTGGACCAGACCCTCATCGAAGGCGCCGTGCCGCCGTCGCTGCAGCCGGTGCGCGAACACCTGCACCTGCTGCGCAGCGCGCTGCGCGACGCCGATTCGGTGCTGGCCGGCGCCGCCGGCCGCACCCCTGCCCCGGAGCCTGCCCGTGCTACCTCCTGA
- a CDS encoding MarR family transcriptional regulator, which yields MNKIAPAASRFEATEQGLQATSRRHPGFPCPAATVVRLVKLLYKLTTDHGNERMREHGLTYAEYNVLMMIEASPDGAINPSQIADAASEKSANVTRLTQQLVDKGLIEREPSPHDRRMWLLRLTEAGRARVTALIPDISDVLLGYTRHLQADELEQLKLLLAKLLRGVEEAR from the coding sequence GTGAACAAAATCGCTCCCGCCGCCAGCCGCTTCGAGGCCACCGAACAGGGGCTGCAGGCCACCAGCCGCCGCCACCCCGGCTTTCCGTGCCCCGCCGCCACGGTGGTGCGTCTGGTCAAGCTGCTCTACAAGCTCACCACCGACCACGGCAACGAGCGCATGCGTGAGCACGGGCTCACCTATGCCGAGTACAACGTGCTGATGATGATCGAGGCCAGCCCCGACGGTGCGATCAACCCCTCGCAGATCGCCGATGCGGCCAGCGAGAAGTCGGCCAACGTCACCCGCCTGACCCAGCAGCTGGTGGACAAGGGGCTGATCGAACGCGAGCCCAGCCCGCACGACCGGCGCATGTGGCTGCTGCGTCTGACCGAGGCCGGCCGCGCGCGCGTCACCGCGCTCATCCCCGACATCAGCGACGTCCTGCTGGGCTATACGCGCCATCTCCAGGCCGATGAGCTGGAGCAGCTCAAGCTGCTGCTGGCCAAGCTGCTGCGTGGCGTGGAGGAGGCGCGGTGA
- a CDS encoding M23 family metallopeptidase: protein MPRAETADGPLARLRLERTPTRALAWVENPLPGPVQVQLDALNLRGVLASPALPVRKLLPAHGRALVATLIVADLQAGSDFRLRLDAVPGDPQARPLQVVYRLPFDAPVRVDQGPGGRFSHDDAENADALDFALPEGTPILAARAGVVLQVQDGFAHGGPQREALGGRSNFVRILHADGSMALYAHLKPEGVLVRPGEPVAAGQRIGLSGNTGFSSAPHLHFVVQVNAGMRLVSVPVRLAGPLGVLRLAH, encoded by the coding sequence ATGCCGCGGGCCGAGACCGCGGACGGCCCCCTCGCGCGCCTGCGCCTCGAACGCACGCCCACCCGCGCCCTGGCCTGGGTCGAGAACCCGCTGCCCGGTCCGGTCCAGGTGCAGCTGGACGCGCTGAACCTGCGTGGCGTGCTCGCCTCGCCCGCCCTGCCGGTACGCAAGCTGCTGCCCGCGCACGGCCGCGCCCTGGTCGCCACGCTGATCGTGGCCGATCTCCAGGCCGGCAGCGACTTCCGGCTGCGGCTCGACGCGGTCCCCGGCGATCCGCAGGCGCGGCCGCTGCAGGTGGTCTACCGGCTGCCGTTCGACGCGCCGGTGCGCGTGGACCAGGGGCCCGGCGGACGCTTCAGCCACGACGATGCGGAGAACGCCGACGCGCTGGATTTCGCCCTGCCCGAGGGCACCCCGATCCTGGCCGCGCGCGCGGGCGTGGTGCTGCAGGTGCAGGACGGCTTCGCGCACGGCGGGCCGCAGCGCGAGGCCCTGGGCGGGCGCAGCAACTTCGTCCGCATCCTGCATGCCGACGGCAGCATGGCGCTCTACGCGCACCTCAAGCCGGAGGGTGTCCTGGTGCGCCCGGGCGAGCCGGTCGCCGCCGGGCAGCGGATCGGGCTGTCCGGCAACACCGGCTTTTCCTCCGCCCCACATCTGCACTTCGTGGTCCAGGTCAACGCTGGCATGCGGCTGGTGTCGGTCCCTGTGCGTCTGGCAGGCCCGCTGGGGGTATTGCGCTTGGCGCATTGA
- a CDS encoding phytase, with product MIRASLLLLAGLLLVGCTSLPRSEPAPMPPAVVQAPAPDAVVAEAWLSAPLPQAELDSLAVWPTEDGGAWVIATAKASNQLVVFDADSGERLRTVGGPGEGPGQFGRPNGIAVWGDTVFVAERDNHRVQALSLPDFRTRGFIGADTLRLPYGLWLRETAPDVLELLVTDSFMADFRSGQLPPREQMDQRVRRFEVELQPDGSLQARAAGSFGDTGQAGMLRMVESIAGDPAHDRLLIADEDRRVGSTLRDYTLEGRFRGDSLPVFLADAEGVALWDCELDDGWWIAADQLTPTLFRVYRRDTLAPVGTFTGKVVAQTDGVALFAAGTARFPDGALFAQHDNQSIAAFDLREIARALHLRGGCLP from the coding sequence ATGATCCGCGCCTCCCTGCTCCTCCTCGCCGGCCTGCTGCTGGTCGGCTGCACCAGCCTGCCCCGCTCCGAACCGGCCCCGATGCCGCCTGCCGTGGTGCAGGCGCCCGCGCCGGACGCGGTGGTGGCCGAGGCCTGGCTCTCCGCACCGCTGCCGCAGGCCGAGCTGGATTCGCTGGCGGTGTGGCCGACCGAGGACGGCGGCGCCTGGGTGATCGCCACGGCCAAGGCCAGCAACCAGTTGGTCGTGTTCGATGCCGACAGCGGCGAGCGCCTGCGCACGGTCGGCGGCCCGGGCGAGGGGCCGGGCCAGTTCGGGCGACCCAACGGCATCGCGGTGTGGGGCGATACGGTGTTCGTGGCCGAGCGCGACAACCACCGCGTGCAGGCGCTGTCGCTGCCGGACTTCAGGACGCGCGGCTTCATCGGCGCCGACACGCTCAGGCTGCCCTACGGGCTGTGGCTGCGCGAGACCGCGCCGGACGTGCTGGAGCTGCTGGTCACCGACAGCTTCATGGCCGATTTCCGCAGCGGCCAGCTGCCGCCGCGCGAGCAGATGGACCAGCGCGTGCGCCGCTTCGAGGTGGAACTGCAGCCGGACGGCAGCCTGCAGGCGCGCGCGGCCGGCAGCTTCGGCGACACCGGACAGGCCGGGATGCTGCGCATGGTCGAATCGATCGCCGGTGATCCGGCGCACGATCGCCTGCTGATCGCCGACGAGGACCGGCGCGTTGGCTCGACCCTGCGCGACTACACGCTGGAGGGCCGGTTCCGCGGCGACAGCCTGCCGGTCTTCCTGGCCGACGCCGAGGGCGTCGCGCTGTGGGACTGCGAGCTCGACGATGGCTGGTGGATCGCGGCCGACCAGCTCACCCCGACGCTGTTCCGCGTCTACCGCCGCGACACCCTGGCGCCGGTCGGCACCTTCACCGGCAAGGTCGTGGCCCAGACCGACGGCGTGGCGCTGTTCGCGGCGGGCACGGCGCGCTTTCCCGACGGGGCGCTGTTCGCACAGCACGACAACCAGTCCATCGCCGCCTTCGACCTGCGCGAGATCGCCCGCGCGCTGCACCTGCGCGGCGGCTGCCTGCCGTGA
- a CDS encoding homoserine O-succinyltransferase, which yields MSLVNAAALPESPDVDACYASAQVSAVAAIRGELPVALALRHAGARTLSLRYELHGPAAAPVVFVAGGISAHRHVAASAQFPENGWANDLVRAGRTLDPARVRILSFDFIGADGQLDAPIDPADQADAIAALLDALDIAALRAFVGYSYGALVGQHLAARHPQRVERLVAVSGAHRPHPFASAWRALQRHAVALGQLQCADQQGLSLARQFAMLSYRTPEEFGERFDAAPELVNGRVRVAAEDYLDAAGATYVARTPVTAFLRLSESIDLHRIDPSTIAVPTLVVAVEGDRLVPLADLVTLVEGLGKRGSLRVLRSPYGHDAFLKETDRIDAILATALRPTGDTP from the coding sequence ATGAGTCTCGTGAACGCCGCCGCCCTCCCCGAATCCCCTGACGTCGATGCCTGTTATGCCAGTGCGCAGGTCAGCGCCGTGGCCGCGATCCGCGGCGAACTGCCGGTGGCCCTGGCCCTGCGCCACGCCGGCGCGCGCACGCTGAGCCTGCGCTACGAACTGCATGGCCCGGCCGCCGCGCCGGTGGTGTTCGTGGCCGGCGGCATCTCCGCGCACCGCCACGTCGCGGCCAGCGCGCAGTTCCCCGAGAACGGCTGGGCCAACGACCTGGTCCGCGCCGGCCGCACGCTGGATCCGGCGCGCGTGCGCATCCTGTCCTTCGACTTCATCGGCGCCGACGGCCAGCTCGACGCGCCGATCGATCCGGCCGACCAGGCCGATGCCATCGCCGCGCTGCTCGATGCGCTGGACATCGCCGCGCTGCGGGCCTTCGTCGGCTATTCCTACGGCGCGCTGGTCGGCCAGCACCTGGCCGCGCGCCATCCGCAGCGCGTCGAGCGCCTGGTGGCGGTGAGCGGCGCGCATCGCCCGCACCCGTTCGCCTCGGCCTGGCGCGCGCTGCAGCGCCACGCGGTGGCGCTGGGCCAGCTGCAGTGCGCCGACCAGCAGGGCCTGTCGCTGGCGCGCCAGTTCGCGATGCTGAGCTACCGCACGCCCGAGGAGTTCGGCGAGCGCTTCGACGCCGCGCCCGAGCTGGTCAACGGCCGCGTGCGCGTGGCCGCCGAGGACTACCTGGACGCCGCGGGCGCGACCTACGTCGCGCGCACCCCGGTCACCGCCTTCCTGCGCCTGTCCGAATCCATCGACCTGCACCGCATCGATCCGTCGACCATCGCCGTGCCCACCCTGGTGGTGGCCGTCGAGGGCGACCGCCTGGTGCCCTTGGCCGACCTGGTCACCCTGGTCGAAGGACTCGGCAAGCGCGGCAGCCTGCGCGTGCTGCGCTCGCCCTACGGCCATGACGCCTTCCTGAAAGAAACCGACCGCATCGACGCGATCCTCGCCACCGCCCTTCGCCCCACCGGAGACACCCCGTGA
- a CDS encoding O-succinylhomoserine (thiol)-lyase: MSHSSHDAVPCSAATAAVRAGIDRDTAYGAVTPPIVLSSNFSFDGFGNKRQYDYTRSGNPTRDLLGEALAELEGGAGGVITSTGMGAINLVLNALLQPGDKLVVPHDAYGGSWRLFNALAAKGHFELITADLTNPVSLGEALAASPKLVLIETPSNPLLRITDLRLVTEAAHKAGAKVVVDNTFLSPALQRPIEFGADLVLHSTTKYVNGHSDVVGGAVIAREAELHQQLVWWANALGLTGSPFDAFLTLRGLRTLDARLRVHQENASAIVAALDGHAAVAKVYYPGLASHPGHALAARQQKGFGAMISFELDGGEAAVRAFVDGLRYFTLAESLGGVESLVAHPATMTHAAMTPEARAKAGISDGLLRLSVGIELADDLVADLQAGLARAQAVIALSKRKTVDA; encoded by the coding sequence GTGAGCCATTCCTCCCACGACGCCGTTCCCTGTAGCGCGGCCACCGCCGCCGTGCGCGCCGGCATCGATCGCGACACCGCCTATGGCGCGGTGACGCCGCCGATCGTGCTGTCGTCCAACTTCTCCTTCGACGGCTTCGGCAACAAGCGCCAGTACGACTACACGCGCAGCGGCAACCCCACGCGCGACCTGCTGGGCGAGGCCCTGGCCGAACTGGAAGGCGGCGCGGGCGGGGTGATCACCTCCACCGGCATGGGCGCGATCAACCTGGTGCTCAACGCGCTGCTGCAGCCGGGCGACAAGCTGGTGGTGCCGCACGATGCCTACGGCGGCAGCTGGCGCCTGTTCAACGCGCTGGCGGCCAAGGGCCATTTCGAGCTGATCACCGCCGACCTGACCAACCCGGTGTCGCTGGGCGAAGCGCTGGCGGCCTCGCCCAAGCTGGTGCTGATCGAGACCCCGTCCAACCCGCTGCTGCGCATCACCGACCTGCGCCTGGTCACCGAGGCCGCGCACAAGGCCGGGGCCAAGGTGGTGGTGGACAACACCTTCCTCTCGCCGGCGCTGCAGCGGCCGATCGAGTTCGGCGCCGACCTGGTGCTGCACTCGACCACCAAATACGTCAACGGCCACAGCGACGTGGTCGGCGGCGCGGTGATCGCGCGCGAGGCCGAGCTGCACCAGCAGCTGGTGTGGTGGGCCAATGCGCTGGGGCTGACCGGTTCGCCGTTCGATGCCTTCCTGACCCTGCGCGGCCTGCGCACGCTGGACGCGCGCCTGCGCGTGCACCAGGAAAATGCCTCGGCCATCGTCGCCGCGCTCGATGGCCACGCGGCCGTGGCCAAGGTCTATTACCCGGGCCTGGCCTCGCATCCGGGCCATGCGCTGGCCGCGCGCCAGCAGAAGGGCTTCGGCGCGATGATCTCCTTCGAGCTGGACGGGGGCGAGGCGGCGGTGCGTGCCTTCGTCGACGGCCTGCGCTACTTCACCCTGGCCGAATCGCTGGGCGGCGTGGAAAGCCTGGTCGCGCACCCGGCCACCATGACCCACGCGGCGATGACGCCGGAAGCGCGCGCCAAGGCCGGCATCTCCGATGGCCTGCTGCGCCTGTCGGTGGGCATCGAGCTGGCCGACGACCTGGTCGCCGACCTGCAGGCCGGCCTGGCCCGCGCGCAGGCGGTGATCGCGCTGTCCAAGCGGAAAACGGTCGACGCATGA
- a CDS encoding homoserine dehydrogenase: MSAVVRLGTHRAPRLALLGTGVVGGALLARYQRLQARGVALPAFAWIANSRGVVEGEGDLHEGLAQLRAAPANARIVPPWAEADALDAGDIVIDATASDAIALRHAEWLGRGVHVVTANKLGRGADLLRAQAIAEAAREGAARYGDSATVGAGLPLLRSLRALVAGGDAIASVEGVLSGSLAFLFHTFDGRTPFSACVRQARAAGFTEPDPRIDLSGEDVRRKLLILARAAGLSLQAGDVRVESLVPQVLASASAAQVDALLDTLDAPLEERLRAARAQGAQLRFVGRFDARGASVSLQALPSGHALCGGAGTDNRVAIHSDRYAQQPLLIQGPGAGAEVTAAALLDDVLAALPARAALAA; encoded by the coding sequence ATGAGTGCGGTGGTCCGCCTGGGCACCCATCGCGCGCCGCGCCTGGCGCTGCTGGGCACCGGCGTGGTCGGCGGCGCGCTGCTGGCGCGCTACCAGCGCCTGCAGGCGCGCGGCGTGGCGCTGCCGGCGTTCGCCTGGATCGCCAACTCGCGCGGCGTGGTCGAAGGCGAGGGCGATCTGCACGAGGGCCTGGCTCAACTGCGCGCCGCACCGGCCAATGCGCGCATCGTGCCGCCCTGGGCCGAGGCCGATGCGCTGGACGCCGGCGACATCGTCATCGACGCCACGGCCAGCGATGCCATCGCCCTGCGCCACGCCGAGTGGCTGGGTCGCGGCGTGCACGTGGTGACCGCCAACAAGCTGGGCCGCGGCGCCGATCTGCTGCGCGCCCAGGCGATCGCCGAGGCCGCGCGCGAGGGCGCGGCGCGCTACGGTGACAGCGCCACGGTCGGCGCCGGGCTGCCGCTGCTGCGCAGCCTGCGCGCGCTGGTCGCCGGCGGCGATGCGATCGCTTCGGTCGAGGGCGTGCTCTCGGGCTCGCTGGCCTTCCTGTTCCACACCTTCGACGGCCGCACGCCGTTCTCGGCCTGCGTGCGCCAGGCGCGCGCGGCCGGTTTTACCGAACCGGATCCGCGCATCGATCTTTCCGGCGAGGACGTGCGCCGCAAGCTGCTGATCCTGGCGCGCGCGGCCGGGCTGTCGCTGCAGGCCGGCGACGTGCGGGTCGAATCGCTGGTGCCGCAGGTGCTGGCCAGCGCCTCCGCCGCGCAGGTCGATGCGCTGCTGGACACGCTGGATGCGCCGCTGGAGGAACGCCTGCGCGCGGCCCGCGCGCAGGGCGCGCAGCTGCGGTTCGTCGGGCGCTTCGATGCGCGCGGCGCCAGCGTGTCGCTGCAGGCCCTGCCTTCGGGGCACGCGCTGTGCGGCGGGGCGGGCACCGACAACCGCGTGGCCATCCACAGCGATCGCTACGCGCAGCAGCCGCTGCTGATCCAGGGTCCGGGCGCAGGCGCCGAAGTCACCGCCGCCGCGCTGCTGGACGATGTGCTGGCCGCGCTGCCGGCGCGCGCGGCGCTGGCGGCCTGA